TGCCACCGGTTTGCGCTTCTGGCTCTGGCGACGGACTTTTTTCTCCTGTCTTGTTATTTACACTATTATCTGTGAGGCCTCTGATTTGTAACGCCTCTGCTGTTTTGAGGAACATCGGTAATAGATGCTGACTAACGTTTACTTCTCCCTTATACATAAAGTGCAGCAACGCTTTCATTTCTGTATCGTTGACATCCTTCAGGAATATAATTGGATGAGGATGGGTATTCTGGAGGAAAATAGTCTCGAAATACGGACTACATGCAGAGAGTATCGTCTGGTGTGCCTTAAAAGTTTCTCCAACACATGCCAAGGTAACGTCACAGAGTGCCTCTCTGGCAAGCAGCGAACTGAGAACGTCTGTAAGGTTGGCTGGGTGATTGTTCCACCGTAGGCAATACTGCTGGTCCATCTTGTCTATCTCCAATCCCGACCCTACAACCAAACTAGCTGCCCTGAACTGTCCACACTAAAATCTGATCACCCTGAACTACTAGAATGCCTCCCTAACCCTTAAAACAATAACTCACACGACTTCCCCACGCACACTCTCCCTCCTATCGTCCTGACGATACCTCTTCGATGATTATATCGCGACTCTAAACCAACACAACGTCCTCCGTGCTTCTGCAAATGTGCCACATTGCAGTATAACTGTAAAACCCTTCAGGGTTCACGCGTCGCTACTATACGTGCCGAAAACATAAATTTTGGCATAACCTCGACCGCACGTAAACCGATTCGCGAAGAATTCCTTCGCGATAAGCGAGATCGAACACACGATACGAGGTTAGATCGCTAATTACGACGCAGTACGTGCCACCCACGTATACGACAAATATCCAATACGAGGAAGATAATGTTTTCGGCAATGTCAATATTCGCGAGGCTTGGGCGCCATTGTCGGCCGTGGCTCGTCTAAGCCACACGAGCCTTCCTGCCTCTGTGAAAACTCGATTTCTTGATTGCCGATTTTCTAGCCATCCGTCAGCGCCGCACATTCCCCTTTTATTTACGTTTAATCTATCGACGATCGCCGATTTCAACGTTCACGAATTAACGCCCGTCAAGCTTTATCTCTAACGCGAATATATTACTCACCTTTCGCAAACTTTTTGCCATTACAACGCCATCCGACCCTTAACGTCCACTGCCATACCAATCTGCCAATGCCTACGgccttatttttaaaatacttttgaCCTTCGTGCATCTGCCGTAACGAATGGCGCGAAGGGCGCTCAAATTCAAATCGTCGCTAACGCCTCTGCATATACCAGATAGAAACTAAAGCTTTATTGTCGTATTATCGacattaaattattctctttcttttattttctatatatcccTTTCTTTAGATCATTTCGGACATTCGACACGGCtatttatacgaaaatatacTCTCTCTTATATCCCATATCGattcctctctctatttctttctccttctctttaccAACCGTGGAAAATCTAACCTATATCTCGAACCCGCTTACATtcgacttttctctttcttattacatttccttttacacgcacacatatacatatacatatacatatgtatatatatatatatatatatatgatatgatatgataaaaaatatatatatattttctctctctttatctctttttttttattattctctctctttcctaccaaagaaaatttatattaccgCGAGtattactttactttttttctctttttctctttatttctctcttttctttttctctacttctccATTACCGTACTTCCTTTTTACTGTAATTACGTTACAGATCCTTCGTGCATCGTCTCCAATTTCTTCAACTTTTTCTACAAAGCTATTTCATGGACACAAGGATAATATTAAGAAAGAGGCGAAAGGTATGCGTTAAACTTTgacgagttttctttttctttctcttctttctgtatatatatatatatatacatatagaccAAATGATAAACTTATTTCGTTTCatagataaagaaagtttAAAAGTTAAGCCTCCTTACGACGAATCTAGATCGCACGAGTATAGCATAATTTATTTACCAACACACCCGATACATAACGCGTGTATAAAGTGTATCGTTGTATGTCCGTGTATTccatattttgaatttttctttaatttattttttaaacggatctcgttataataattacttgtAATAATTACTCTTGTAATAATTATGCGTAGAAATCTCTtgttttacgatatattacGTACTTGTTGTTTAGAAACCTATACGTATTTACCTACATCGAGCTCCTATTTTCGctaatgagaaagaagagaaagaagaggaaaaaagaaaaacgaaaaggaaaaaaaaaaatacataaataaataaataaatcacgaAATCATTTTATCCATGATAGTTAGAAAGATACTTGCAcgatagatattaattatcgaaatatacgaaatatacgGATGGTACATTTTACAGAGATAAAAATGTACTTCTTATCTTGTTGACCGTACCCATTGTGATAATTATCATCCAAATTCTATTTCGTCCAATCAAACTAAATGAGTGAGACTCTCCTTACGATAGGATTTTCGAgatcgagagatagagatagatagacagagagagatagagatagagatagagatagagatagagatagacggagagatacatagatagcgagagatagacagagagagagagagaaagaggagcaATCGGAAGGGTAAATAAACGTGACTGTCCTGCTTAGTGTCTCGAATCCGAATGCCTTCACGCTCCTTTTCACTGCGGTAAATCTAACTTTTACGCGTTAAACACTGTTATAAACACTCTCGAAACGTCTACTAATACTATTACTTctagctttctttctttctttctttcttaattttttatttttcttttcttcgcttctttcttttttcttctttttcttttttttttccctcgttcGTTGTAAATGCCGTTGTAAGTGCCgtgtgtaaaaataataataataataaaaaaaaagaaagaagagagaatttttctctcaaaaattcttttcaatgattttctaACTTTTTTACGCgactttttgttattttttttttctttctttttctctctctctctctctctctctctctctctctctctctctctctcttcgtctctcccGTTCTTGTTATATCGCGATATCCCTTTCCTTGTTTGcgcgtttcgtttcgtttcgtttttttctttttcgtttcgtttcgtacggctgatataatagaaacaaattttgttcGCAACAATTCTTCTAAAACGATTTTCAGATTTTCacctgatttttttttctttcatatttttgttcttttctcctttttttttgttctctctctctctctctctctctctctccctttttcgttTATGTTTATCCCTTACCTCGGGTTTCGTGCCGCggataaaaaagggaaagaagaaaaaagaaaaaaatttcctaCCTAGAACAATTTTCCTAAacgattttctaatttttgcgcgaatttttttttctttctacattctctctctctctctctctctctctctctctctctctctttccttattaatttttcaatcagGAATACGAACCGtgagaacgatcgatcgatttaattaaaaactgcatttaaaaaaaaaaaaatattaaaaaacaaaaaaaaagaagaagaagagaaaagagaaagaagaaaatggaatgaaaaaggaaaaatatttgttgcaaatatattatttttccaagCGTACCTGTACGCgtaaacgtatatacgtatagacctatgtattttcaatcgatgattactcgaataataattgaacCGACGATATTACGACGAAGTAATCGATTCccgaagataattttttttctctctctctttctctctttctctctatttctgtctctctctctctctctctctctctctctttttttctc
This genomic stretch from Vespula vulgaris chromosome 21, iyVesVulg1.1, whole genome shotgun sequence harbors:
- the LOC127071194 gene encoding protein tramtrack, beta isoform isoform X18; this encodes MHEGQKYFKNKAVGIGRLVWQWTLRVGWRCNGKKFAKGSGLEIDKMDQQYCLRWNNHPANLTDVLSSLLAREALCDVTLACVGETFKAHQTILSACSPYFETIFLQNTHPHPIIFLKDVNDTEMKALLHFMYKGEVNVSQHLLPMFLKTAEALQIRGLTDNSVNNKTGEKSPSPEPEAQTGGRHTDSPNLQSHPEKRKRKFSGSYDVSLTGPPSERFMSDSQASSQCNYKSSPPVIPKVNNALGTELEDGGRPMSPASQPQAPIKQELDHHLSDFHDNISLPGHTVGLLGEDGGPTAGALSDGVSGIESSEHHNPPEMLDGLDGYNHLHILKL
- the LOC127071194 gene encoding protein tramtrack, beta isoform isoform X17; the encoded protein is MHEGQKYFKNKAVGIGRLVWQWTLRVGWRCNGKKFAKGSGLEIDKMDQQYCLRWNNHPANLTDVLSSLLAREALCDVTLACVGETFKAHQTILSACSPYFETIFLQNTHPHPIIFLKDVNDTEMKALLHFMYKGEVNVSQHLLPMFLKTAEALQIRGLTDNSVNNKTGEKSPSPEPEAQTGGRHTDSPNLQSHPEKRKRKFSGSYDVSLTGPPSERFMSDSQASSQCNYKSSPPVIPKVNNALGTELEDGGRPMSPASQPQAPIKQELDHHLSDFHDNISLPGHTVGLLGEDGGPTAGALSDGVSGIESSEHHNPPEMLDGLDVSPIIIVSFISKAIVLTSLTHFIIT
- the LOC127071194 gene encoding protein tramtrack, beta isoform isoform X21; this translates as MHEGQKYFKNKAVGIGRLVWQWTLRVGWRCNGKKFAKGSGLEIDKMDQQYCLRWNNHPANLTDVLSSLLAREALCDVTLACVGETFKAHQTILSACSPYFETIFLQNTHPHPIIFLKDVNDTEMKALLHFMYKGEVNVSQHLLPMFLKTAEALQIRGLTDNSVNNKTGEKSPSPEPEAQTGGRHTDSPNLQSHPEKRKRKFSGSYDVSLTGPPSERFMSDSQASSQCNYKSSPPVIPKVNNALGTELEDGGRPMSPASQPQAPIKQELDHHLSDFHDNISLPGHTVGLLGEDGGPTAGALSDGVSGIESSEHHNPPEMLDGLDV
- the LOC127071194 gene encoding protein tramtrack, beta isoform isoform X19 produces the protein MHEGQKYFKNKAVGIGRLVWQWTLRVGWRCNGKKFAKGSGLEIDKMDQQYCLRWNNHPANLTDVLSSLLAREALCDVTLACVGETFKAHQTILSACSPYFETIFLQNTHPHPIIFLKDVNDTEMKALLHFMYKGEVNVSQHLLPMFLKTAEALQIRGLTDNSVNNKTGEKSPSPEPEAQTGGRHTDSPNLQSHPEKRKRKFSGSYDVSLTGPPSERFMSDSQASSQCNYKSSPPVIPKVNNALGTELEDGGRPMSPASQPQAPIKQELDHHLSDFHDNISLPGHTVGLLGEDGGPTAGALSDGVSGIESSEHHNPPEMLDGLDGYENCYQ
- the LOC127071194 gene encoding protein tramtrack, beta isoform isoform X20, producing MHEGQKYFKNKAVGIGRLVWQWTLRVGWRCNGKKFAKGSGLEIDKMDQQYCLRWNNHPANLTDVLSSLLAREALCDVTLACVGETFKAHQTILSACSPYFETIFLQNTHPHPIIFLKDVNDTEMKALLHFMYKGEVNVSQHLLPMFLKTAEALQIRGLTDNSVNNKTGEKSPSPEPEAQTGGRHTDSPNLQSHPEKRKRKFSGSYDVSLTGPPSERFMSDSQASSQCNYKSSPPVIPKVNNALGTELEDGGRPMSPASQPQAPIKQELDHHLSDFHDNISLPGHTVGLLGEDGGPTAGALSDGVSGIESSEHHNPPEMLDGLDVPEGFRI